In the genome of Streptomyces sp. NBC_00190, one region contains:
- the lepA gene encoding translation elongation factor 4: MPAIPSHVPEPSRTDSALIRNFCIIAHIDHGKSTLADRMLQITGVVDQRQMRAQYLDRMDIERERGITIKSQAVRLPWAPTTGEGQGNTHILNMIDTPGHVDFTYEVSRSLAACEGTVLLVDAAQGIEAQTLANLYLAMENDLAIVPVLNKIDLPAAQPEKFAEELANLIGCQPEDVLRVSAKTGLGVEALLDKVVATVPAPVGVKDAPARAMIFDSVYDSYRGVVTYVRVVDGQLNKRERIRMMSTGATHELLEIGVSSPEMTPSDGIGVGEVGYIITGVKDVRQSKVGDTITSLHNGATEALGGYKDPRPMVFSGLYPLDGSDYPDLREALDKLQLNDAALVYEPETSAALGFGFRVGFLGLLHLDVVRERLEREFGLDLIATAPNVVYRVVMEDGKEVTVTNPSEFPEGKISDVFEPVVRATVLAPTEFIGAIMELCQTRRGTLLGMDYLSEDRVEIRYTLPLAEIVFDFFDQLKSKTRGYASLDYEPTGEQSGSLVKVDILLHGDKVDAFSAVTHKDAAYAYGVRLVAKLRELIPRQAFEVPIQAAIGSRVIARETIRAIRKDVLAKCYGGDISRKRKLLEKQKEGKKRMKMVGSVEVPQEAFIAVLSSDESGGKKK; encoded by the coding sequence GTGCCCGCGATCCCCAGCCACGTGCCCGAGCCGAGCCGTACCGACTCGGCGCTGATCCGCAACTTCTGCATCATCGCGCACATCGACCACGGCAAGTCGACCCTTGCCGACCGGATGCTCCAGATCACCGGTGTGGTCGACCAGCGGCAGATGCGCGCCCAGTACCTCGACCGCATGGACATCGAGCGTGAGCGCGGCATCACGATCAAGTCCCAGGCGGTCCGGCTGCCCTGGGCGCCCACCACGGGCGAGGGTCAGGGCAACACCCACATCCTCAACATGATCGACACCCCCGGGCACGTCGACTTCACCTACGAGGTCTCCCGCTCCCTCGCCGCGTGCGAGGGCACGGTCCTCCTGGTGGACGCCGCCCAGGGCATCGAGGCGCAGACCCTCGCCAACCTGTACCTGGCGATGGAGAACGACCTCGCGATCGTCCCCGTCCTGAACAAGATCGATCTGCCGGCCGCCCAGCCGGAGAAGTTCGCCGAGGAGCTCGCGAACCTGATCGGCTGCCAGCCCGAGGACGTGCTGCGCGTCTCGGCCAAGACCGGTCTCGGCGTCGAGGCGCTGCTCGACAAGGTCGTCGCCACGGTCCCGGCCCCGGTCGGCGTCAAGGACGCCCCGGCCCGCGCCATGATCTTCGACTCGGTCTACGACTCGTACCGTGGCGTCGTCACGTACGTCCGTGTGGTCGACGGGCAGCTGAACAAGCGCGAGCGCATCCGGATGATGTCCACCGGCGCCACCCACGAGCTGCTGGAGATCGGTGTCTCCTCCCCGGAGATGACCCCGTCCGACGGCATCGGCGTCGGCGAGGTGGGCTACATCATCACCGGCGTGAAGGACGTCCGCCAGTCCAAGGTCGGTGACACCATCACCAGCCTGCACAACGGCGCCACCGAGGCCCTCGGCGGCTACAAGGACCCGCGCCCGATGGTCTTCTCCGGTCTGTACCCGCTCGACGGCTCGGACTACCCGGACCTGCGCGAGGCGCTGGACAAGCTCCAGCTCAACGACGCCGCGCTCGTCTACGAGCCGGAGACCTCGGCGGCGCTCGGCTTCGGCTTCCGCGTCGGCTTCCTCGGCCTGCTCCACCTGGACGTGGTCCGCGAGCGCCTGGAGCGCGAGTTCGGCCTCGACCTGATCGCGACCGCGCCCAACGTGGTCTACCGGGTGGTCATGGAGGACGGCAAGGAAGTCACCGTCACCAACCCGAGCGAGTTCCCCGAGGGCAAGATCTCGGACGTGTTCGAGCCGGTCGTCCGCGCCACCGTGCTCGCGCCCACCGAGTTCATCGGCGCGATCATGGAGCTCTGCCAGACCCGCCGCGGCACCCTGCTCGGCATGGACTACCTCTCCGAGGACCGGGTCGAGATCCGCTACACCCTCCCGCTCGCGGAGATCGTCTTCGACTTCTTCGACCAGCTGAAGTCCAAGACGCGCGGCTACGCCTCTCTCGACTACGAACCCACGGGCGAGCAGTCCGGCAGCCTGGTCAAGGTCGACATCCTGCTGCACGGCGACAAGGTCGACGCCTTCTCCGCCGTCACGCACAAGGACGCCGCCTACGCCTACGGCGTGCGCCTGGTCGCCAAGCTGCGCGAGCTCATCCCGCGGCAGGCCTTCGAGGTGCCGATCCAGGCCGCGATCGGCTCCCGCGTCATCGCCCGCGAGACCATCCGCGCCATCCGCAAGGACGTCCTCGCCAAGTGCTACGGCGGTGACATCTCCCGTAAGCGGAAGCTGCTGGAGAAGCAGAAGGAAGGCAAGAAGCGGATGAAGATGGTCGGCTCCGTGGAGGTCCCGCAGGAGGCCTTCATCGCCGTGCTGTCCAGCGACGAGTCCGGCGGCAAGAAGAAGTAG
- the rpsT gene encoding 30S ribosomal protein S20, translating into MANIKSQIKRNKTNEKARLRNKAVKSSLKTAIRKAREAVLAGDVEKATVASRAAARALDKAVSKGVIHKNAAANKKSALASKVATLQG; encoded by the coding sequence GTGGCGAACATCAAGTCCCAGATCAAGCGGAACAAGACGAACGAGAAGGCGCGCCTGCGCAACAAGGCCGTCAAGTCTTCGCTCAAGACCGCGATCCGCAAGGCCCGCGAGGCCGTCCTCGCCGGTGACGTCGAGAAGGCCACCGTGGCTTCCCGCGCCGCCGCGCGTGCGCTCGACAAGGCTGTCTCGAAGGGTGTCATCCACAAGAACGCCGCCGCCAACAAGAAGTCGGCGCTGGCCTCCAAGGTTGCCACCCTCCAGGGCTGA
- the holA gene encoding DNA polymerase III subunit delta, with protein sequence MATRKNSTDDPLAPLTLAVGQEDLLLDRAVREVVAAARAADADTDVRDLTSDQLQPGTLAELTSPSLFSERKVLVVRGAQDLSADSVKEVKAYLDAPYEEIILVLLHAGGAKGKGLLDAARKAGAREIACPKMTKPADRLSFVRGEFRTLGRSATPEACQTLVDAIGSDLRELASAAAQLCADVEGTIDEAVVGRYYTGRAEASSFTVADRAVEGRAAEALEALRWSLSTGVAPVLITSALAQAVRAIGKLASAPRGARPGDLARDLGMPPWKIDRVRQQMRGWSADGVADALRAVAAADAGVKGGGDDPEYALEKAVVAVARAARPQRR encoded by the coding sequence ATGGCCACCAGGAAGAACTCCACCGACGATCCGCTTGCCCCGCTCACCCTCGCGGTGGGGCAGGAGGACCTGCTCCTCGACCGTGCCGTGCGGGAGGTGGTGGCGGCCGCCCGCGCCGCCGACGCCGACACCGACGTCCGCGACCTCACCTCCGACCAGCTCCAGCCCGGCACGCTGGCCGAGCTGACGAGCCCCTCGCTCTTCTCCGAGCGCAAGGTCCTGGTCGTACGGGGCGCCCAGGACCTGTCCGCGGACTCGGTCAAGGAGGTGAAGGCGTACCTCGACGCGCCCTACGAGGAGATCATCCTCGTGCTCCTCCACGCGGGCGGAGCCAAGGGCAAGGGCCTGCTGGACGCGGCCCGCAAGGCGGGTGCGCGGGAGATCGCCTGCCCGAAGATGACGAAGCCCGCGGACCGGCTCTCGTTCGTACGCGGAGAGTTCCGCACGCTGGGCCGCTCCGCGACCCCGGAGGCGTGCCAGACCCTGGTCGACGCGATCGGCAGCGACCTGCGGGAGCTGGCGAGCGCGGCGGCGCAGCTGTGCGCGGACGTCGAGGGAACCATCGACGAGGCCGTGGTCGGCCGCTACTACACGGGCCGGGCCGAGGCCTCCAGCTTCACCGTCGCCGACCGGGCGGTCGAGGGGCGGGCGGCCGAAGCCCTCGAAGCCCTGCGGTGGTCCCTGTCCACGGGGGTGGCGCCGGTCCTGATCACCAGCGCCCTGGCCCAGGCCGTGCGCGCGATCGGCAAGCTGGCCTCCGCCCCGCGCGGAGCCCGCCCGGGCGACCTCGCCCGGGACCTGGGGATGCCGCCCTGGAAGATCGACCGGGTCCGCCAGCAGATGCGCGGCTGGTCGGCGGACGGCGTCGCGGACGCCCTGCGTGCCGTGGCCGCCGCCGACGCGGGCGTCAAGGGGGGCGGTGACGACCCCGAGTACGCCCTGGAGAAGGCGGTCGTCGCGGTGGCCCGCGCGGCCCGCCCCCAGCGCCGCTAG
- a CDS encoding YceI family protein produces the protein MFGRRRGMETAGSSSPHTSATLTLPPTARLLSCRVLDTVHQPVRQAAFEVTDPIGRRIVSGETDPYGGFTAAVPEGEYRLSVTAEGYAPFHGATLVGDPAQPGTGEIILDAVEPPLLPQPGHWELDPTHSSIVFTARHIGFARIGGRFNTFAGAVRIAERMEDSSMHVIIDAASIDTGVRMRDDHLRSGDFLDAARHPTVEFYSERFIHRSGSRWTVAGALTLHGVSRSVTLDTQYLGLGTGLEGEPRAACRATTELHREDFTLNWQSVLAHGIAAIGSSVEVTLDVQIVHKA, from the coding sequence ATGTTCGGTCGCCGACGGGGGATGGAGACGGCCGGAAGTTCCAGCCCACACACATCCGCGACACTGACACTGCCGCCGACGGCGCGGCTGCTCAGCTGCCGGGTTCTCGACACGGTCCACCAGCCGGTCCGGCAGGCCGCGTTCGAGGTGACCGACCCGATCGGCCGACGGATCGTCAGCGGCGAGACGGACCCGTACGGCGGGTTCACGGCGGCCGTACCCGAGGGCGAGTACCGGCTCTCCGTCACCGCCGAGGGGTACGCGCCGTTCCACGGGGCGACGCTCGTGGGGGACCCGGCACAACCCGGTACCGGGGAGATCATCCTCGACGCCGTGGAGCCGCCGCTGCTGCCGCAGCCCGGCCACTGGGAGCTCGACCCGACGCACTCGTCCATCGTCTTCACGGCCCGGCACATCGGCTTCGCCCGGATCGGCGGACGGTTCAACACGTTCGCCGGCGCGGTACGGATAGCTGAGCGCATGGAGGACTCCTCCATGCACGTGATCATCGACGCGGCGAGCATCGACACCGGGGTCCGGATGCGCGACGACCACCTGAGGTCCGGCGACTTCCTGGACGCGGCCCGCCACCCGACCGTGGAGTTCTACAGCGAACGGTTTATCCACCGCAGCGGCAGCCGCTGGACCGTCGCGGGCGCCCTCACCCTCCACGGGGTGAGCCGCTCCGTCACCCTGGACACCCAGTACCTGGGCCTGGGTACGGGGCTGGAGGGCGAGCCGCGGGCGGCCTGCCGGGCCACGACCGAACTGCACCGCGAGGACTTCACCTTGAACTGGCAGTCGGTGCTGGCGCACGGGATCGCGGCGATCGGGTCGAGCGTGGAAGTGACCCTGGACGTACAGATCGTCCACAAGGCCTGA
- a CDS encoding ComEA family DNA-binding protein: protein MTLRARTSHPSSRRSGATSGPGRPRFSDSRLRRRGGHGVRRDHRAPHADPEAVRRRAEALLGGSSPPTASPQPLATASPPSVAEADRGAPPGAPPEETAGPAAPGPAAPGPARSLALRERLPVWFQARCGVEPRTVAAVGVVLVVAVGFAGQQYWSARPRAVTAPAVVAQGAVPAAATAPVPAPAGGSGGGPARIVVDVSGKVRDPGVRRLPAGSRVEDALSAAGGVRPGTDTTGLNRARVLVDGEQVLVGAPAQPPEVAGGGGGGPGRGPLSLGSATVEQLDGLPGVGPVLAQHIVDFRTARGGFRSVEELRQVNGIGERRFADLRTLVRP from the coding sequence ATGACTCTTCGAGCGCGTACCTCGCATCCGTCCTCCCGCCGCTCGGGCGCCACCAGCGGCCCGGGCCGGCCCCGTTTCTCCGACAGCCGTCTGCGCCGCCGCGGTGGCCATGGCGTGCGCCGTGACCACCGGGCTCCGCACGCGGATCCCGAGGCGGTGCGGCGGCGGGCCGAAGCCCTGCTGGGCGGCAGCAGTCCGCCGACGGCCTCTCCGCAGCCCCTGGCGACGGCCTCGCCACCGTCGGTGGCCGAGGCGGATCGCGGGGCTCCGCCGGGGGCGCCGCCTGAGGAGACTGCCGGGCCGGCTGCTCCCGGGCCAGCCGCTCCCGGTCCGGCGCGGAGCCTGGCCCTGCGGGAGCGGCTGCCGGTGTGGTTCCAAGCCCGCTGCGGGGTGGAGCCGCGCACGGTGGCCGCCGTCGGGGTGGTGCTGGTCGTCGCTGTCGGCTTTGCAGGGCAGCAGTACTGGTCGGCCCGGCCGCGGGCGGTGACCGCGCCCGCCGTGGTCGCCCAAGGGGCGGTACCGGCCGCGGCCACGGCGCCGGTACCGGCACCGGCGGGGGGCTCCGGAGGCGGCCCGGCGCGGATCGTCGTCGACGTCAGCGGCAAGGTCCGGGACCCGGGCGTACGGCGGCTGCCCGCCGGTTCGCGCGTCGAGGACGCGCTGTCCGCCGCGGGGGGAGTGCGGCCCGGTACGGACACCACGGGCCTGAACCGGGCCCGCGTGCTGGTGGACGGCGAGCAGGTGCTGGTGGGCGCCCCGGCGCAGCCTCCGGAGGTCGCGGGCGGGGGCGGAGGCGGGCCGGGCCGGGGCCCGCTCAGCCTCGGCTCGGCCACCGTCGAGCAGCTGGACGGTCTGCCGGGAGTCGGGCCGGTGCTGGCCCAGCACATCGTGGACTTCCGCACCGCCAGAGGTGGCTTCCGTTCCGTGGAGGAGCTCCGGCAGGTCAACGGCATCGGGGAACGGCGCTTCGCCGACCTGCGCACCCTGGTGCGGCCGTGA
- a CDS encoding DegV family protein yields the protein MSRHVAIVTDSTAYLPQPAMARHGITSVPLTVVLGGEALEEGTEISARSLALALQKRRSVTTSRPSPEEFVRAYRAAADAGASGIVSLHLSAEFSGTYDAAVVAARTAPVPVRVVDTGMVAMALGFCALAAAEVAEAGGSVDDAVAAAEKRAADMSAYFYVDTLDYLRRGGRIGAAQALLGSALAVKPLLTLDGGRIEMLEKVRTASKAIARLEELAVERAGSGSVDVAVHHLAAPERAEKLAQRLRERIPGLVELHVSEVGAVIGAHTGPGLLAAVVSPR from the coding sequence ATGTCCCGCCATGTCGCCATCGTCACCGATTCCACGGCCTACCTGCCCCAACCGGCCATGGCGCGGCACGGAATCACCTCCGTACCGCTCACCGTGGTACTCGGCGGTGAAGCGCTGGAGGAGGGCACCGAGATCTCGGCGCGCAGCCTCGCTCTGGCCCTGCAGAAGCGCCGCTCGGTCACTACCTCACGCCCCAGCCCGGAGGAGTTCGTCCGGGCCTACCGGGCGGCCGCGGACGCCGGTGCGAGCGGCATCGTCAGCCTGCACCTGTCCGCCGAGTTCTCCGGTACCTACGACGCCGCCGTGGTGGCCGCGAGGACCGCTCCCGTGCCCGTGCGGGTCGTGGACACCGGCATGGTCGCGATGGCCCTCGGTTTCTGCGCGCTGGCCGCCGCCGAGGTGGCGGAGGCGGGCGGTTCCGTCGACGATGCCGTGGCCGCCGCCGAGAAGCGCGCGGCGGACATGTCCGCGTACTTCTACGTCGACACCCTCGACTACCTCCGCCGCGGCGGGCGGATCGGGGCCGCCCAGGCCCTGCTCGGCTCCGCCCTGGCGGTGAAGCCGCTGCTGACCCTGGACGGCGGGCGGATCGAGATGCTGGAGAAGGTGCGTACGGCCTCCAAGGCCATCGCCCGGCTGGAGGAGCTGGCCGTCGAGCGCGCCGGGTCGGGCAGCGTCGATGTCGCGGTGCACCATCTGGCGGCCCCCGAGCGGGCCGAGAAGCTCGCCCAGCGGCTGCGGGAGCGCATCCCGGGCCTGGTCGAACTGCATGTCAGCGAGGTGGGCGCGGTGATCGGGGCGCACACCGGGCCGGGGCTGCTGGCCGCGGTCGTCTCGCCGCGCTGA
- the leuS gene encoding leucine--tRNA ligase, producing the protein MSETNTPAPEAAEGHRYTAAMAADIEARWQDVWDAQGTYEAPNPTGDLAGDPAVVARPKKFIMDMFPYPSGAGLHVGHPLGYIATDVFARHQRMTGHNVLHTLGFDAFGLPAEQYAVQTGTHPRVSTEANIENMKLQLRRLGLGHDKRRSFATIDPDYYKWTQWIFLQIYNSWYDADAKKARPVAELVAEFEDGTREVPGGRAWAQLTAGERADVLNEYRLAYSSDAPVNWCPGLGTVLANEEVTADGRSERGNFPVFKAKLSQWNMRITAYADRLLDDLDALDWPEAIKLQQRNWIGRSEGARVDFPLGDQAVTVFTTRPDTLFGATYMVLAPEHPLVDKFIPAAWPEGTHDVWTGGHATPADAVTAYRKQAASKSDVERQAEAKDKTGVFTGEYATNPVSGAKVPVFIADYVLMGYGTGAIMAVPAHDSRDFEFARAFELPMRCVVQPGDGRGTDPAEWDDAFVSYDAALVNSTGEGIALDGLGVVEAKAAITDWLAERGIGEGTVNFRLRDWLFSRQRYWGEPFPIVYDEDGVAHPLPESMLPLELPEVEDYSPRTFEPDDAASKPETPLSRKADWVEVELDLGRGEGVKRYRRETNTMPNWAGSCWYELRYLDPNNSEALVDPAIEQYWMGPREGQPHGGVDLYVGGAEHAVLHLLYARFWSKVLFDLGHVSSVEPFHKLYNQGMIQAYVYRDERGFPVSATEVEERDGKFFFEGEPVKRELGKMGKSLKNAVTPDEICEEYGADTLRLYEMAMGPLDVSRPWDTRAVVGQYRLLQRLWRNIVDEETGQVTVVDGEPGEDTLRALHKAVDGAGSDMAGLRFNTAIAKITELNNALTKAGRPLERLVAEALVRLVAPLAPHIAEELWHRLGHSDSVVHQDFPVADPAYVVDESVTCVVQVKGKVKARLEVPPTISDAELEQLAVTDEGVVAALGGAEIRKVIVRAPKLVNIVI; encoded by the coding sequence ATGAGCGAGACGAACACCCCGGCCCCCGAGGCGGCCGAGGGGCACCGTTACACGGCTGCCATGGCCGCCGACATCGAGGCACGCTGGCAGGACGTATGGGACGCGCAGGGCACGTACGAGGCCCCGAACCCGACCGGTGACCTGGCCGGGGACCCCGCGGTGGTCGCACGGCCCAAGAAGTTCATCATGGACATGTTCCCGTACCCCTCCGGTGCGGGCCTGCACGTCGGCCACCCGCTCGGATACATCGCCACCGACGTCTTCGCCCGCCATCAGCGGATGACCGGCCACAACGTCCTGCACACCCTGGGCTTCGACGCCTTCGGCCTGCCGGCCGAGCAGTACGCCGTGCAGACCGGCACGCACCCGCGCGTGTCGACCGAGGCGAACATCGAGAACATGAAGCTCCAGCTGCGCCGGCTGGGCCTGGGCCACGACAAGCGCCGCTCCTTCGCGACGATCGACCCGGACTACTACAAGTGGACGCAGTGGATCTTCCTGCAGATCTACAACTCCTGGTACGACGCGGACGCGAAGAAGGCCCGGCCGGTCGCCGAGCTGGTCGCCGAGTTCGAGGACGGTACCCGTGAGGTCCCCGGAGGCCGCGCGTGGGCGCAGCTGACCGCGGGCGAGCGGGCCGACGTACTGAACGAGTACCGGCTGGCGTACTCCTCGGACGCGCCCGTCAACTGGTGCCCCGGGCTGGGCACCGTACTGGCCAACGAAGAGGTCACCGCGGACGGCCGGTCCGAGCGCGGCAACTTCCCGGTCTTCAAGGCCAAGCTGAGCCAGTGGAACATGCGCATCACCGCGTACGCGGACCGGCTGCTGGACGACCTGGACGCGCTGGACTGGCCCGAGGCCATCAAGCTGCAGCAGCGGAACTGGATCGGCCGCAGCGAGGGCGCGCGCGTCGACTTCCCGCTGGGCGACCAGGCGGTCACCGTCTTCACCACCCGCCCGGACACCCTGTTCGGCGCCACCTACATGGTGCTGGCGCCCGAGCACCCGCTGGTGGACAAGTTCATCCCGGCCGCCTGGCCCGAGGGCACGCACGACGTGTGGACCGGCGGGCACGCCACGCCGGCCGACGCCGTCACGGCGTACCGCAAGCAGGCCGCCTCGAAGTCGGACGTCGAGCGCCAGGCCGAGGCCAAGGACAAGACCGGCGTCTTCACCGGTGAGTACGCGACCAACCCGGTCAGCGGCGCGAAGGTCCCGGTCTTCATCGCCGACTACGTGCTGATGGGCTACGGCACCGGCGCGATCATGGCCGTTCCGGCGCACGACAGCCGCGACTTCGAGTTCGCGCGCGCCTTCGAGCTGCCGATGCGCTGCGTCGTACAGCCCGGCGACGGGCGGGGCACCGACCCGGCGGAGTGGGACGACGCGTTCGTCTCGTACGACGCCGCGCTGGTCAACTCCACCGGCGAGGGCATCGCGCTGGACGGCCTGGGCGTCGTCGAGGCCAAGGCCGCGATCACCGACTGGCTGGCCGAGCGCGGCATCGGTGAGGGCACCGTCAACTTCCGGCTGCGCGACTGGCTGTTCAGCCGTCAGCGCTACTGGGGCGAGCCCTTCCCGATCGTCTACGACGAGGACGGCGTCGCGCACCCGCTGCCCGAGTCGATGCTGCCGCTGGAGCTGCCGGAGGTCGAGGACTACTCGCCGCGCACCTTCGAGCCCGACGACGCCGCCTCGAAGCCGGAGACCCCGCTGTCCCGCAAGGCGGACTGGGTCGAGGTCGAACTGGACCTGGGCCGCGGCGAGGGCGTCAAGCGCTACCGGCGCGAGACCAACACCATGCCGAACTGGGCCGGTTCCTGCTGGTACGAGCTGCGCTACCTGGACCCGAACAACTCCGAGGCGCTGGTCGACCCGGCGATCGAGCAGTACTGGATGGGCCCGCGCGAGGGTCAGCCGCACGGCGGCGTCGACCTGTACGTGGGCGGCGCCGAGCACGCGGTGCTGCACCTGCTGTACGCCCGCTTCTGGTCGAAGGTGCTGTTCGACCTGGGGCACGTCTCCTCGGTCGAGCCGTTCCACAAGCTGTACAACCAGGGCATGATCCAGGCGTACGTGTACCGCGACGAGCGCGGCTTCCCGGTCTCCGCGACGGAGGTCGAGGAGCGGGACGGCAAGTTCTTCTTCGAGGGCGAGCCGGTCAAGCGCGAGCTGGGCAAGATGGGCAAGTCCCTGAAGAACGCCGTCACGCCCGACGAGATCTGCGAGGAGTACGGCGCGGACACCCTGCGCCTGTACGAGATGGCGATGGGTCCGCTGGACGTCTCGCGCCCGTGGGACACCCGGGCCGTGGTCGGCCAGTACCGGCTGCTGCAGCGCCTGTGGCGCAACATCGTGGACGAGGAGACCGGCCAGGTCACCGTCGTCGACGGGGAGCCGGGCGAGGACACGCTGCGCGCGCTGCACAAGGCCGTCGACGGGGCCGGCTCGGACATGGCGGGGCTGCGTTTCAACACGGCCATCGCGAAGATCACCGAGCTGAACAACGCCCTGACGAAGGCCGGGCGGCCGCTGGAGCGCCTGGTCGCCGAGGCGCTCGTGCGGCTGGTCGCCCCGCTGGCCCCGCACATCGCGGAGGAGCTGTGGCACCGCCTGGGCCACAGCGACTCGGTGGTCCACCAGGACTTCCCGGTCGCGGACCCGGCGTACGTCGTGGACGAGAGCGTGACGTGCGTGGTGCAGGTCAAGGGCAAGGTCAAGGCGCGCCTGGAGGTGCCGCCGACGATCTCGGACGCGGAGCTGGAGCAGCTGGCCGTCACCGATGAGGGTGTGGTCGCGGCGCTGGGCGGTGCGGAGATCCGCAAGGTCATCGTGCGCGCCCCGAAGCTGGTGAACATCGTCATCTGA